The Salvelinus namaycush isolate Seneca chromosome 1, SaNama_1.0, whole genome shotgun sequence genome has a window encoding:
- the LOC120057145 gene encoding iroquois-class homeodomain protein irx-3-like → MSFPQLGYQYIRPIYPPERQGISNARAGTELSPSGALSNVLSTMYGSPFAAAAQGYGAFLPYSNDISIFNQLGAQYELKDSPGVQGHPGFAHHHPAFYPYGQYQFGDPSRPKNATRESTSTLKAWLSEHRKNPYPTKGEKIMLAIITKMTLTQVSTWFANARRRLKKENKMTWTPRSRTDEEGNVYNSDHEEGEEGDKREDEEEIDLENIDTENIENKDDLDDQDDLHADLKLDGRSDSEISDGYEDLQGPDQRFLKAVVKEGKDIHVDRGEHFHHHHSFEMKASQPNVDQLKLNPVSINSPPSENNAAPVQKPKIWSLAETATTPDNPRKSPQMNGSNTVGPAAQTIISPHHRLISCPVGKIQNWTNRAFSAHQLALLNSNHYLGLANQASANGLALYSRQQHQHTQDKSHSSDTAVTERSSALEAEKRLLKTAFHPVHRRPQNQLEAAMVLSALASS, encoded by the exons ATGTCTTTCCCGCAGCTGGGATATCAGTACATCCGACCGATATACCCACCGGAGCGCCAGGGTATCAGCAATGCCCGAGCCGGGACGGAGTTGAGCCCGTCCGGGGCACTCTCAAACGTTCTCTCAACTATGTATGGATCACCTTTCGCCGCAGCAGCACAGGGCTATGGAGCATTTCTGCCCTATTCAAACGATATATCAATTTTCAATCAATTG GGTGCCCAGTATGAGTTGAAAGACAGTCCAGGCGTACAAGGACACCCAGGATTTGCCCACCATCACCCAGCGTTTTACCCATATGGCCAGTATCAGTTTGGTGACCCGTCCAGACCCAAAAATGCGACCAGGGAGAGTACGAGCACACTGAAGGCCTGGCTGAGCGAGCACCGTAAGAACCCCTACCCCACCAAGGGGGAGAAGATCATGCTGGCCATCATCACCAAAATGACCCTCACCCAAGTTTCCACCTGGTTCGCCAACGCCAGGAGGAGGCTAAAGAAGGAGAACAAGATGACCTGGACTCCCCGGAGCCGCACAGACGAAGAGGGAAATGTTTACAACAGTGATcacgaggagggagaggaaggggacaagagggaggatgaggaagagattGATTTAGAAAATATCGACACGGAAAATATCGAGAATAAGGACGACTTGGATGATCAGGATGACCTACACGCTGATTTAAAATTAGATGGTAGAAGCGACTCTGAGATTTCAGACGGCTATGAGGATTTACAAGGGCCCGATCAGAGATTTCTGAAGGCTGTAGTGAAGGAGGGCAAAGACATTCACGTGGACCGGGGCGAGCACTTCCACCACCATCACTCTTTTGAAATGAAAGCTTCACAACCGAATGTCGATCAACTGAAACTGAATCCGGTGTCCATCAACTCGCCCCCATCAGAAAATAACGCGGCCCCGGTCCAAAAGCCAAAGATTTGGTCTTTGGCGGAGACAGCAACAACCCCTGACAATCCCCGCAAATCTCCACAAATGAATGGCAGCAACACAGTTGGGCCCGCGGCCCAGACCATAATCAGCCCTCACCATAGACTCATctcttgtcctgttggaaaaatcCAGAACTGGACAAACCGAGCTTTTTCTGCCCACCAGCTCGCATTACTGAACTCTAACCATTACCTTGGACTGGCGAACCAGGCTTCGGCTAACGGGCTCGCCCTCTACAGCAGGCAGCAACACCAACACACGCAGGACAAGAGTCATAGCTCAGACACAGCCGTCACAG AGAGATCTAGTGCCTTGGAAGCAGAGAAAAGGTTGTTAAAAACAGCCTTCCACCCAGTTCATAGACG GCCTCAGAATCAACTCGAAGCAGCCATGGTTCTATCAGCTCTCGCCTCCTCCTAG